One segment of Calliopsis andreniformis isolate RMS-2024a chromosome 1, iyCalAndr_principal, whole genome shotgun sequence DNA contains the following:
- the Bor gene encoding ATPase family AAA domain containing bor has protein sequence MSWLFGYRNAQPQDFSQFVQPPASGNIGGDGDVPRTPTTRSQMEAYRFDSSALERAAAAAKELERSQHAKEALELSKLQETTKQFEMQTELKKYEANIEQMKADQRRIEGEERRKTLQEETKQHQMRAQYQDQLARKRYDEQLIQQQRMNDENLKRQEESVAKQEAMRKATIEHEMELRHKNEMRKLEAELKAKAKIDRENQDLNLEQIRLKASEKRITVLESIKTAGSVLGSGATALLNDWDKIIAAAGGLSLLAFGVYTAKGTTGVAARYIESRLGKPSLVRETSRFTVLDTVRHPIEAVKKLKDKQTDALSGVVLAPKLEERLRDIAIATKNTKQNRGMYRNILMHGPPGTGKTMFAKKLAEHSGMDYAIVTGGDLAPLGRDGVTAIHKVFDWAMTSRKGLLLFIDEADAFLRKRSSEHISEDLRAMLNAFLYRTGEQSNKFMLVLASNTPEQFDWAVNDRLDEMVEFRLPGREERERLVRLYFDKFVLQPAIEGNKRLKIAQFDYSALCSKMAEITEGMSGRELAKLGVAWQAAAYASKDGVLTEQMVIERCIEAVKQHKQKVQWQSEQEKQESKSIYATEKEPNITVIKPKRAIEPALETTVTTA, from the exons ATGTCGTGGCTTTTCGGGTATCGTAATGCACAGCCGCAGGATTTCTCGCAGTTTGTACAACCACCGGCATCGGGGAACATTGGCGGCGACGGCGATGTCCCACGTACACCGACTACGAGGTCTCAAATGGAAGCTTACCGATTCGACTCGAGTGCCTTGGAAAGAGCAGCCGCGGCTGCTAAGGAACTCGAGAGATCAC AACATGCCAAAGAAGCGCTGGAACTCTCTAAACTACAAGAAACGACCAAACAGTTTGAAATGCAAACGGAGTTGAAGAAGTATGAAGCTAACATAGAACAAATGAAAGCAGACCAGAGGCGTATTGAAGGGGAGGAAAGAAGGAAAACCCTTCAAGAGGAAACCAAGCAGCATCAGATGAGagctcagtatcaggatcaactTGCGAGGAAGAGATACGATGAACAGTTAATACAACAGCAGAgaatgaatgatgagaatttaaaGAGGCAAGAAGAATCAGTAGCCAAACAAGAAGCAATGAGGAAAGCTACGATAGAGCACGAGATGGAGTTGAGACACAAAAATGAAATGCGAAAGTTGGAGGCAGAGCTGAAAGCCAAAGCAAAGATTGATAGAGAGAATCAGGACTTGAATTTAGAGCAAATCAGATTAAAGGCCTCAGAAAAGAGGATCACTGTCTTGGAGTCTATAAA AACCGCAGGTTCGGTGTTAGGCTCTGGCGCAACAGCTCTTCTAAACGACTGGGACAAAATTATCGCTGCCGCTGGTGGCTTGTCTCTCTTAGCGTTCGGTGTATATACCGCAAAAGGTACCACAGGTGTGGCAGCGCGGTACATAGAGTCACGATTAGGGAAACCATCGTTGGTACGAGAGACTTCTAGATTTACAGTACTGGATACAGTGCGGCATCCAATTGAAGCAGTGAAGAAACTAAAAGACAAACAGACTGACGCTCTTTCTGGCGTCGTACTCGCGCCAAAGCTCGAAGAAAGGTTGcgcgacatagccatagcgacgaaGAACACGAAGCAAAATCGAGGAATGTATAGAAACATACTAATGCACGGTCCGCCAGGAACTGGTAAGACAATGTTTGCCAAGAAGCTGGCGGAGCACTCAGGCATGGATTACGCGATCGTGACTGGAGGAGATCTAGCTCCTCTAGGTCGAGACGGTGTCACTGCCATTCACAAAGTCTTCGACTGGGCGATGACGTCCAGAAAAGGTCTACTGCTTTTCATTGACGAGGCGGACGCCTTCCTAAGGAAGCGATCCAGCGAACACATTTCAGAAGATCTGAGAGCGATGTTAAACGCTTTTCTGTATAGAACGGGCGAGCAGAGCAACAAATTTATGTTGGTCCTCGCCTCGAATACTCCAGAACAATTCGATTGGGCCGTGAACGACAGATTAGACGAAATGGTAGAGTTCCGTCTGCCAGGACGGGAAGAACGTGAACGTTTAGTTCGTCTTTACTTCGATAAGTTCGTTCTGCAGCCTGCGATCGAGGGAAACAAGAGACTAAAGATCGCGCAGTTTGATTACAGTGCGCTTTGTAGTAAGATGGCTGAAATAACCGAAGGAATGTCTGGAAGAGAATTGGCGAAACTGGGAGTCGCGTGGCAGGCAGCGGCCTACGCCTCTAAAGACGGAGTTTTGACGGAGCAGATGGTTATAGAGAGATGTATCGAGGCTGTCAAACAACATAAGCAAAAG GTTCAATGGCAAAGTGAGCAAGAGAAACAAGAATCTAAGTCGATCTACGCCACAGAAAAGGAACCAAACATTACAGTGATTAAACCGAAACGCGCGATCGAACCAGCACTAGAGACAACAGTCACAACAGCTTAA
- the Skp2 gene encoding S-phase kinase-associated protein 2 isoform X2 — protein sequence MSAESPSSPWWNSKRLRLDDSCNNNLNSTLNSESKNSGKWSCSGETNIVEPEILEEMGVSMLEEEEALYESSRKSQSQEDAVSPSFDDNRQYKKLDNFENQENVYRSSSFEAVNIDRLEQDPYELEEPAAYSTIGNESGYSSRMELDNYIETKESFSKDNVNASPERSSFEHFYLYRRKKKPSIVGEDKFNKLSDEMILMILKWLPKKCLVRSMLVCKRWCQIARDEALWSRLDLGGKVLNEGTLGHILPRGVQILRLAQAEIADPVFLENSEIFTDGYISKLQYLDLSLAVISPDGLAMLLSKCKYLKKLSLEKCVLNKSCCKAMSENSDLEILNLTMCEGMDVECIKDLMKLTNLSAVNMAWCGLDTESMTLLCKSLPRSVTRLNIAGCRKTMTDDNVKDLVKCCPDIVELDLSDCTMLTMNTVRNLLDLSKLEHLSLSRCYGIPPSTYITLTYMPSLLYLDVFGLMSEPVLKTLQVTCSETQLNKFLYSSVARPTVGVRRTSIWGLRVRD from the exons ATGTCTGCAGAGTCGCCTTCTTCACCCTGGTGGAACAG TAAACGATTACGGTTGGATGACAGCTGTAATAACAACTTGAATAGTACCCTGAATAGTGAGTCTAAGAATAGTGGAAAATGGTCGTGTTCTGGTGAGACAAATATTGTGGAACCAGAAATTTTAGAGGAAATGGGAGTTAGTAtgttagaagaagaagaagcattATATGAGAGCAGCAGAAAGTCTCAATCTCAGGAAGATGCAGTTTCACCTAGTTTTGATGACAACAGACAATATAAAAAACTTGATAATTTTGAAAATCAAGAAAATGTTTACAGAAGTTCCAGCTTTGAAGCTGTAAATATAGATAG ACTGGAGCAAGATCCATACGAGCTGGAGGAGCCAGCAGCTTACTCAACAATAGGAAACGAATCTGGCTATTCTTCTAGGATGGAATTAGATAATTATATTGAAACAAAAGAAAGTTTTAGTAAAGATAATGTAAATGCTTCCCCTGAAAGAAGCAGTTTTGAACATTTCTACCTCtatagaagaaaaaagaaaccaTCAATTGTTGGTGAGGACAAATTTAATAAACTGTCTGATGAAATGATTCTAATGATATTAAAATGGCTTCCCAAGAAATGTTTG GTACGTTCTATGTTAGTTTGTAAACGATGGTGTCAAATAGCGCGAGACGAAGCGTTATGGAGTAGATTAGATTTGGGCGGTAAAGTGTTAAACGAAGGCACATTGGGACATATATTACCACGAGGTGTTCAGATACTTCGACTTGCTCAAGCAGAAATCGCAGATCCAGTGTTTCTCGAAAACAGCGAAATCTTTACCGATGGTTATATTAGCAAATTACAGTACTTAGATCTCTCACTGGCAGTCATTTCTCCAGACGGATTGGCTATGCTATTGTCTAAATGTAAATATCTGAAAAAGTTATCTCTAGAAAAATGTGTATTAAACAAATCGTGTTGCAAAGCTATGAGTGAAAATAGCGACttagaaattttgaatttaacaaTGTGCGAAGGTATGGACGTCGAATGTATTAAGGACTTAATGAAACTTACGAA TTTGAGCGCTGTCAATATGGCTTGGTGCGGTTTGGATACAGAGTCCATGACGTTACTCTGTAAGTCTCTACCTCGATCTGTTACTCGTTTAAACATAGCTGGTTGTAGGAAAACAATGACAGACGACA ATGTCAAAGATTTAGTAAAATGTTGTCCAGACATAGTAGAATTAGATTTGAGCGATTGTACTATGCTCACAATGAACACTGTTCGTAACTTGCTAGATTTATCGAAGTTAGAACATTTGTCTCTGAGTCGCTGCTATGGTATACCGCCGTCAACGTATATAACGCTGACGTATATGCCATCTTTGCTGTATTTAGACGTCTTTGGCTTGATGTCTGAACCGGTACTAAAAACTTTACAAGTTACCTGTAGTGAGACTCAACTCAATAAGTTCCTATATAGTTCCGTTGCTAGACCAACGGTCGGTGTAAGAAGGACGAGTATCTGGGGGCTTCGTGTTAGAGATTGA
- the LOC143182095 gene encoding uncharacterized protein LOC143182095 has translation MDLTSSRDSYSPTTKRADKPPFRLCFSQNRLPGRSTVYVPKIDGEPITPKFYSKEYEDVNHLDASEALERATSKEKKSSEDVRRWPLLTSRAYGWWHSQGIEPTESRFNFRKKTSDLVNMQLKIYAEDRRLKGLKY, from the exons ATGGATCTAACGAGCTCTCGCGATTCGTATTCACCAACCACGAAGAGAGCGGATAAACCACCCTTTAGGCTGTGCTTCTCCCAAAATCGACTGCCAGGCAGATCGACAGTCTACGTCCCGAAAATCGACG GTGAGCCCATCACGCCAAAATTCTATTCCAAAGAGTACGAGGACGTGAACCACCTTGATGCGAGCGAGGCGCTGGAGCGAGCCACGAGCAAAGAGAAAAAGAGCTCCGAGGATGTTCGTCGTTGGCCCCTGCTCACCAGTCGCGC TTACGGCTGGTGGCATTCGCAGGGGATCGAGCCCACAGAGTCCCGCTTCAACTTCCGCAAGAAGACCTCGGATTTGGTGAACATGCAGCTAAAGATATACGCGGAGGATCGAAGGCTGAAAGGCCTGAAGTATTAA
- the Skp2 gene encoding S-phase kinase-associated protein 2 isoform X1, protein MNSGVAEHTALGEDCLENSEELSPPESKRLRLDDSCNNNLNSTLNSESKNSGKWSCSGETNIVEPEILEEMGVSMLEEEEALYESSRKSQSQEDAVSPSFDDNRQYKKLDNFENQENVYRSSSFEAVNIDRLEQDPYELEEPAAYSTIGNESGYSSRMELDNYIETKESFSKDNVNASPERSSFEHFYLYRRKKKPSIVGEDKFNKLSDEMILMILKWLPKKCLVRSMLVCKRWCQIARDEALWSRLDLGGKVLNEGTLGHILPRGVQILRLAQAEIADPVFLENSEIFTDGYISKLQYLDLSLAVISPDGLAMLLSKCKYLKKLSLEKCVLNKSCCKAMSENSDLEILNLTMCEGMDVECIKDLMKLTNLSAVNMAWCGLDTESMTLLCKSLPRSVTRLNIAGCRKTMTDDNVKDLVKCCPDIVELDLSDCTMLTMNTVRNLLDLSKLEHLSLSRCYGIPPSTYITLTYMPSLLYLDVFGLMSEPVLKTLQVTCSETQLNKFLYSSVARPTVGVRRTSIWGLRVRD, encoded by the exons ATGAATTCCGGCGTGGCGGAGCACACAGCTCTGGGCGAGGATTGCCTGGAAAATTCGGAGGAACTGTCGCCGCCCGAAAG TAAACGATTACGGTTGGATGACAGCTGTAATAACAACTTGAATAGTACCCTGAATAGTGAGTCTAAGAATAGTGGAAAATGGTCGTGTTCTGGTGAGACAAATATTGTGGAACCAGAAATTTTAGAGGAAATGGGAGTTAGTAtgttagaagaagaagaagcattATATGAGAGCAGCAGAAAGTCTCAATCTCAGGAAGATGCAGTTTCACCTAGTTTTGATGACAACAGACAATATAAAAAACTTGATAATTTTGAAAATCAAGAAAATGTTTACAGAAGTTCCAGCTTTGAAGCTGTAAATATAGATAG ACTGGAGCAAGATCCATACGAGCTGGAGGAGCCAGCAGCTTACTCAACAATAGGAAACGAATCTGGCTATTCTTCTAGGATGGAATTAGATAATTATATTGAAACAAAAGAAAGTTTTAGTAAAGATAATGTAAATGCTTCCCCTGAAAGAAGCAGTTTTGAACATTTCTACCTCtatagaagaaaaaagaaaccaTCAATTGTTGGTGAGGACAAATTTAATAAACTGTCTGATGAAATGATTCTAATGATATTAAAATGGCTTCCCAAGAAATGTTTG GTACGTTCTATGTTAGTTTGTAAACGATGGTGTCAAATAGCGCGAGACGAAGCGTTATGGAGTAGATTAGATTTGGGCGGTAAAGTGTTAAACGAAGGCACATTGGGACATATATTACCACGAGGTGTTCAGATACTTCGACTTGCTCAAGCAGAAATCGCAGATCCAGTGTTTCTCGAAAACAGCGAAATCTTTACCGATGGTTATATTAGCAAATTACAGTACTTAGATCTCTCACTGGCAGTCATTTCTCCAGACGGATTGGCTATGCTATTGTCTAAATGTAAATATCTGAAAAAGTTATCTCTAGAAAAATGTGTATTAAACAAATCGTGTTGCAAAGCTATGAGTGAAAATAGCGACttagaaattttgaatttaacaaTGTGCGAAGGTATGGACGTCGAATGTATTAAGGACTTAATGAAACTTACGAA TTTGAGCGCTGTCAATATGGCTTGGTGCGGTTTGGATACAGAGTCCATGACGTTACTCTGTAAGTCTCTACCTCGATCTGTTACTCGTTTAAACATAGCTGGTTGTAGGAAAACAATGACAGACGACA ATGTCAAAGATTTAGTAAAATGTTGTCCAGACATAGTAGAATTAGATTTGAGCGATTGTACTATGCTCACAATGAACACTGTTCGTAACTTGCTAGATTTATCGAAGTTAGAACATTTGTCTCTGAGTCGCTGCTATGGTATACCGCCGTCAACGTATATAACGCTGACGTATATGCCATCTTTGCTGTATTTAGACGTCTTTGGCTTGATGTCTGAACCGGTACTAAAAACTTTACAAGTTACCTGTAGTGAGACTCAACTCAATAAGTTCCTATATAGTTCCGTTGCTAGACCAACGGTCGGTGTAAGAAGGACGAGTATCTGGGGGCTTCGTGTTAGAGATTGA
- the Skp2 gene encoding S-phase kinase-associated protein 2 isoform X3, with amino-acid sequence MNSGVAEHTALGEDCLENSEELSPPESKRLRLDDSCNNNLNSTLNSESKNSGKWSCSGETNIVEPEILEEMGVSMLEEEEALYESSRKSQSQEDAVSPSFDDNRQYKKLDNFENQENVYRSSSFEAVNIDRLEQDPYELEEPAAYSTIGNESGYSSRMELDNYIETKESFSKDNVNASPERSSFEHFYLYRRKKKPSIVGEDKFNKLSDEMILMILKWLPKKCLVRSMLVCKRWCQIARDEALWSRLDLGGKVLNEGTLGHILPRGVQILRLAQAEIADPVFLENSEIFTDGYISKLQYLDLSLAVISPDGLAMLLSKCMDVECIKDLMKLTNLSAVNMAWCGLDTESMTLLCKSLPRSVTRLNIAGCRKTMTDDNVKDLVKCCPDIVELDLSDCTMLTMNTVRNLLDLSKLEHLSLSRCYGIPPSTYITLTYMPSLLYLDVFGLMSEPVLKTLQVTCSETQLNKFLYSSVARPTVGVRRTSIWGLRVRD; translated from the exons ATGAATTCCGGCGTGGCGGAGCACACAGCTCTGGGCGAGGATTGCCTGGAAAATTCGGAGGAACTGTCGCCGCCCGAAAG TAAACGATTACGGTTGGATGACAGCTGTAATAACAACTTGAATAGTACCCTGAATAGTGAGTCTAAGAATAGTGGAAAATGGTCGTGTTCTGGTGAGACAAATATTGTGGAACCAGAAATTTTAGAGGAAATGGGAGTTAGTAtgttagaagaagaagaagcattATATGAGAGCAGCAGAAAGTCTCAATCTCAGGAAGATGCAGTTTCACCTAGTTTTGATGACAACAGACAATATAAAAAACTTGATAATTTTGAAAATCAAGAAAATGTTTACAGAAGTTCCAGCTTTGAAGCTGTAAATATAGATAG ACTGGAGCAAGATCCATACGAGCTGGAGGAGCCAGCAGCTTACTCAACAATAGGAAACGAATCTGGCTATTCTTCTAGGATGGAATTAGATAATTATATTGAAACAAAAGAAAGTTTTAGTAAAGATAATGTAAATGCTTCCCCTGAAAGAAGCAGTTTTGAACATTTCTACCTCtatagaagaaaaaagaaaccaTCAATTGTTGGTGAGGACAAATTTAATAAACTGTCTGATGAAATGATTCTAATGATATTAAAATGGCTTCCCAAGAAATGTTTG GTACGTTCTATGTTAGTTTGTAAACGATGGTGTCAAATAGCGCGAGACGAAGCGTTATGGAGTAGATTAGATTTGGGCGGTAAAGTGTTAAACGAAGGCACATTGGGACATATATTACCACGAGGTGTTCAGATACTTCGACTTGCTCAAGCAGAAATCGCAGATCCAGTGTTTCTCGAAAACAGCGAAATCTTTACCGATGGTTATATTAGCAAATTACAGTACTTAGATCTCTCACTGGCAGTCATTTCTCCAGACGGATTGGCTATGCTATTGTCTAAAT GTATGGACGTCGAATGTATTAAGGACTTAATGAAACTTACGAA TTTGAGCGCTGTCAATATGGCTTGGTGCGGTTTGGATACAGAGTCCATGACGTTACTCTGTAAGTCTCTACCTCGATCTGTTACTCGTTTAAACATAGCTGGTTGTAGGAAAACAATGACAGACGACA ATGTCAAAGATTTAGTAAAATGTTGTCCAGACATAGTAGAATTAGATTTGAGCGATTGTACTATGCTCACAATGAACACTGTTCGTAACTTGCTAGATTTATCGAAGTTAGAACATTTGTCTCTGAGTCGCTGCTATGGTATACCGCCGTCAACGTATATAACGCTGACGTATATGCCATCTTTGCTGTATTTAGACGTCTTTGGCTTGATGTCTGAACCGGTACTAAAAACTTTACAAGTTACCTGTAGTGAGACTCAACTCAATAAGTTCCTATATAGTTCCGTTGCTAGACCAACGGTCGGTGTAAGAAGGACGAGTATCTGGGGGCTTCGTGTTAGAGATTGA